The Bradyrhizobium sp. CCBAU 051011 DNA segment GCCGTGCCGAGGTCGAGATCGATCGCCATCTTGTCGAGGCCCGCGGCGATCAGCATTCGCTGGCCGGGATGGGTTGCGTCAAGTGGGCCGGACATCTTGGCGGTCAGCCGAGCCTTGCTCGGGATAGGCCCGACGAACTGCCCCCAGTCCAGACTGACAAGGTCCACGTTGATCGGCCTGCCCGTGTTCTTGTAAGGCGCAGCGAAGCCCTTCAGTTCGGCGCCCTCGAGCAGGGCGATCATGCCGAGCGCCTGGTCGGGCGCCGGCGGTTGCGCTGGGTTCGAAAACAGCGCGGTCATACGCAACAGACCGGCGATATCCACGCTCTTGAGGGCGAAGCGGGCGAGCTTGACGGGACCCTGCGGTGTGCGGCCGTCAAAACCTTCGACCGCAAATTCGCCGGTCTTTCCGTTCTCCAGACTGAAGCGCAGCGAGGCGAGCTTGAAGCCACCCTCCGGCATATCCATCGAAAGGCCGCGCATCTCGGCGCTTCCAATGCGCACGCCCTCATAGATCCTGGCCATCCTCTCCATCATTTCGCGGGCCTGCGCCGGCGTGGGCTGGGCCGTACCTGATGGTATCGTTGCCAGCAGCGCGGCCAGTTGCAGCCGCGAGGGCCGTGCCCCGATATCATCGGCCGTCAGCCCGTCGATACGCACCGCCGGACCTTGCCCTGAGGTGATCGTATAGGCGCCGGCGGTAACCTGCCGGTAGACGCGGTAGTATTGTTCGTCGTTGGAGCGCTGAGGATCGAGGATGGCTGCGGCGGCGACCATATCGACGTCCTGCACCGCGAGATTGGCGAGGTCCCCGGTGACCTTCTCGGGCTTGCCCTTCGGCTGCGAGGTCGCTGTGAAGGTCATTCGGTCGAGAGTGACGGCGGCGATCTTGCCGGCCTTGATGTCGCGCACCGCCAGGTTGGAATAGGCGAATTCGCCGTTCCCCAGTGCCGGGTTTCCGGAGTTCATGGTACCGGCGACACTGGGTGCCGTGATCGAGGAGGCGGTGACTGCACCAAGCTGTTCGATGACCAGCCGATATAGGTCGATCACCGAGGAGGTTGCCGGCGGCCGCGGCAGGTTTGCCGGTCCGGAAAAATCCTTCGCCGTGATCCGCGGCACCTTGTAGGTGACTTGCCAATCTGCCCCTGCAGGCATCCTGGTGTTGAGCTCGAGATCGCTCGCCTCGATGGCATCGGCCGAGAAGCGCGTCGCGTCCGGCTGACCGACACCGAGCGCGGTGAAGCTGCCAATCTTGAGGGTTACCGGCGGCTGCGACGCCGATTCAGTGGTAATGTCGGCAATCCTGAGCGTTCGGCTTTTCAGATCGAACGACACCTTGCCATGGCTTGCCTTGCCGCCGCCGGCTCTGATCTGCTCGAACGCGGTCTCGACCTCGCTGGCAATCCGGTGCTGCGTGTAAAACTCGAAGCCGAAGAAGCCGCCCACCGCGATCACGACCGCGGCGACCAGACCCAGCAGTATCTTTACCATTAGTTGTGCTCCGGACGCCGGCATTCGCTGGAGGCAAAATTGCCACAATGTCAGTCAAGGGGACGGGGTAGGGAGGATATTATGCTACCGGCTTTGACGCGTTGCGTCGATGCCCCCTGTTGATGGGAAAGCTCTCGGATGTTGCATCCAAGCGGTTGCCCGTGCTTCACATCCGGCTCAATCTGCCGCAAAGCTAACGGTTCACATGAAGACCGGCCTCGGCACGTAATTCGGGGTCGTTGAAGCCCGTGGGGGAGTGTATGTCGTCCTATTCTGAAGAGCTCCATTCCGCGGCGCTTGCGTATCACCGGCTGCCGCGCCCCGGCAAACTCGAGATCCAGGCGACCAAGCCGCTCGCCAACCAGCGCGACCTCGCGCTGGCCTATTCGCCCGGGGTTGCGGCCGCCTGCACTGAAATTGCCAACAATCCGGCGGAAGCGGCAGCGCTGACCTCCCGTGCGAATCTGGTGGCCGTGGTTTCCAACGGTACCGCGGTGTTGGGGCTTGGCAACATCGGCCCGCTCGCCTCGAAGCCCGTCATGGAGGGCAAGGCGGTCCTGTTCAAGAAATTCGCTGGGATCGACGTCTTCGACATCGAAATCGCCGCCGACACCATCGAGCGCGTGGTCGAGACGGTGGCCGCGCTGGAGCCGACCTTCGGCGGAATCAACCTCGAGGACATCAAGGGACCGGAATGCTTCGAGATCGAGGCGCAACTCAAGGAGCGCATGAAGATCCCGGTGTTCCATGACGACCAGCATGGCACGGCGATCATCGTGGGAGCCGCCATCGTCAACGGCCTGCTGCTAAACGGCAAGAAGCTATCGGATGTGAAGATCGTCTGCTCCGGCGCCGGGGCTGCGGCGATCGCGTGCCTCAATCTCTTGGTATCGATGGGCGCGCAGCGCAAGAACATCTGGGTCTGCGACATCGACGGCGTCGTGCACGAGGGACGCAACACGCTGATGGATCGCTGGAAGGCGGTCTACGCGCAGAAGACGAGCGCGCGCGTGCTGGCGGACGTGATCGGCGGTGCCGATATTTTCCTGGGGCTTTCGGCGCCGAACGTGCTGAAGCCCGAGATGGTCCAGTCGATGGCCGACAATCCGCTGGTGATGGCGCTGGCCAACCCGGTCCCGGAAATCATGCCGGACGAGGCGCGGAAAGCGCGCCCCGACGCGATGATCTGCACCGGACGCTCCGACTTTCCGAACCAGGTCAACAACGTCCTGTGTTTCCCGTTCATATTCCGCGGAGCGCTCGATGTCGGCGCCACCGGGATCAACGAGGCAATGAAACATGCGGCCGTCGAAGCGATCGCGCAGCTCGCACGCGATCCGCCGTCGGATGCGGTGGCCCAGGGTTTCGACAGCGGCGAGACGCAAGGGTTTGGCCCGGGCTCGCTGATCCCGAGCCCGTTCGATCCGCGGCTGATCCTGCGCATCGCGCCGGCGGTGGCGAGGGCTGCCATGGAATCCGGCGTGGCGACGCGTCCGATCAAGAATTTCGAGGAATATACCGCGCTGCTGGAGCGCTTCGCGTTCCGCTCCGGCCTGACCATGAAGCCGGTGTTCGCCAAGGCGAAGACCCAACCGGTCCGCGTGATCTATGCCGAAGGCGAGGACCAGCGCGTGCTGCGCGCGACGCAAGTGGTGCTGGAAGAGAAACTGGCGCGGCCGATCCTGGTCGGGCGACCTTCCGTGGTCGAAGCGCGGATCAAGCGGTTCGGCCTTTCGATCAAGGCCGGCAAGGACTTCGACCTCGTCAATCCCGAGGACGATCCGCGCTACCGCTCCTATGTGCAGACCTATATCGACGTCGCCGGGCGGCGCGGCGTCACGCCCGAGGCGGCGCGTACCGTGGTTCGCACCAACAACACCGTGATCGCCGCCCTTGCAGTGATGCGCGGCGAGGCCGACGCCATGATATGTGGCGTCGAAGGCCGCTATATGAGCCATCTGCGCCATGTCCGCGAGATCATCGGCTTCCTTCCCGGCGTCAGCGATTTCGCGGCGCTGGCGATGATGATCACCAGCAAGGGTTCCTACTTCATTGCCGATACGCAGGTGCGCCCCAATCCGAGCGCCGAAGAACTCGCGGAGGTCGCCTCGCTGGCTTCGATCCATGTGCAGCGATTCAACATGAAGCCGCGCATCGCGTTCGTGTCACATTCCGACTTCGGAAGTTATGATAGCGACTCCTCGCGCAAGATGCGCCGCGCCACCGCGCTTCTGAAGGAAAAGCATCCGGAGATCGAGGCCGACGGCGAGATGCAGGGCGACACCGCGCTCTCGGCCGCCGCGCGAAAACTCGTGCTGCCGCATTCGAAGCTGGAAGGCGACGCCAATATCCTGATCATGCCGAGCCTCGATACCGCCAACGTCGCCTACCAGATGATCAAGACGCTGGCGGACGCGCTGCCGGTGGGCCCGATCCTGATCGGTCCGGCGCGCCCGGCGCATATCCTCACCCCCGGCGTGACGGCGCGCGGCGTGCTCAACATGACGGCGGTGGCCGCCGTCGAAGCCCAGGAGCGCGCCGGCCGTCAGCAGCCGACCCTGTTCGGGTAGATCCCAATTCAGATTGAATCAAAAATTGGGATTTAGCCTTTTGTTCTGACGCGCTTTCTTCGAGCGAAATCCCGCCGCCCCGGCTCAAGTCCGGGGAGGCATGCGTTGCGCGAAACGCTATCATCAAGAAAGCGCCTTGGTTCTGCTTCTATCGGTAGGTCTGGTGGAGCCGCGCGCAGGTCCCTGCGTGGACGGTTTCGATTTGAGCGTTTGAAAAGCGGACACGAAACGCCCATAATCGTTTCGCGCCGCCTGCTATCTTTTGCAAGCTATTCAGTGAGGCCGATCCCA contains these protein-coding regions:
- a CDS encoding NADP-dependent malic enzyme, translated to MSSYSEELHSAALAYHRLPRPGKLEIQATKPLANQRDLALAYSPGVAAACTEIANNPAEAAALTSRANLVAVVSNGTAVLGLGNIGPLASKPVMEGKAVLFKKFAGIDVFDIEIAADTIERVVETVAALEPTFGGINLEDIKGPECFEIEAQLKERMKIPVFHDDQHGTAIIVGAAIVNGLLLNGKKLSDVKIVCSGAGAAAIACLNLLVSMGAQRKNIWVCDIDGVVHEGRNTLMDRWKAVYAQKTSARVLADVIGGADIFLGLSAPNVLKPEMVQSMADNPLVMALANPVPEIMPDEARKARPDAMICTGRSDFPNQVNNVLCFPFIFRGALDVGATGINEAMKHAAVEAIAQLARDPPSDAVAQGFDSGETQGFGPGSLIPSPFDPRLILRIAPAVARAAMESGVATRPIKNFEEYTALLERFAFRSGLTMKPVFAKAKTQPVRVIYAEGEDQRVLRATQVVLEEKLARPILVGRPSVVEARIKRFGLSIKAGKDFDLVNPEDDPRYRSYVQTYIDVAGRRGVTPEAARTVVRTNNTVIAALAVMRGEADAMICGVEGRYMSHLRHVREIIGFLPGVSDFAALAMMITSKGSYFIADTQVRPNPSAEELAEVASLASIHVQRFNMKPRIAFVSHSDFGSYDSDSSRKMRRATALLKEKHPEIEADGEMQGDTALSAAARKLVLPHSKLEGDANILIMPSLDTANVAYQMIKTLADALPVGPILIGPARPAHILTPGVTARGVLNMTAVAAVEAQERAGRQQPTLFG